One stretch of Chryseobacterium indologenes DNA includes these proteins:
- a CDS encoding ComEC/Rec2 family competence protein, with protein MNKNETIVFKISRKLNSTEKYKKYEGVAQLRRKSFNSVIYILKNHEELDGKHYYRTEAYITKLQEPQYDFQFNYAQYLRRKNIDCQIYISKEVSSIERNDLSFAEHIRQYRFNILKQIDKVKMSGKTREFLKGIILADRTEMDTATVQDFNRSGLVHLLAISGTHIVVIFGIFYFLMARCIPLKFRKYGVVFSLVFIWLFALFIGFGNSVLRSCIMLSVYFMFVLLQRKPDLLHALALSAFMILILDTQQLFDVGFQLSFVAVLGIFWLNQPLLRYFPKADNYFKKLIFNTITISLSAQLSTLPLILYYFHQFSWVSIIANFIIVPFSEVIIVFSFLMTILIAFGCDFSFIDRIFDGVIQILLKIIHWFAGADMVLIKNIPMTLMEVFSVSIAIYLLRALILKLNFKNSMNFIIAFLVFFMIRTGYNAFENQKEEVLVHSFSKNNILSVKKGNKACFWISDMTDREKVLQFIIEPYCSSRRIAHFEIKQIPISTKKIVFGDLVYDIK; from the coding sequence GTGAATAAAAATGAGACCATTGTTTTTAAAATTTCCCGCAAACTAAACTCAACAGAAAAGTATAAAAAGTATGAAGGAGTAGCTCAATTGAGGAGGAAAAGTTTTAATTCAGTTATTTATATTCTCAAAAACCATGAAGAATTAGATGGTAAACACTATTACCGGACAGAGGCCTATATCACGAAGCTCCAAGAGCCACAATATGATTTTCAGTTCAATTATGCCCAATACCTGAGGCGAAAAAATATAGATTGTCAAATTTATATTTCTAAAGAGGTATCCTCAATAGAACGGAATGATCTTAGTTTTGCAGAGCATATCAGACAATACAGATTCAACATTCTGAAGCAAATTGACAAAGTGAAAATGTCAGGGAAAACCAGAGAATTTTTGAAAGGAATTATTCTTGCAGACCGAACAGAGATGGATACAGCTACTGTACAGGATTTTAACAGATCTGGGCTAGTTCACTTATTGGCAATTTCCGGAACTCATATTGTGGTTATTTTCGGAATTTTTTATTTTTTGATGGCTCGTTGCATACCTTTGAAATTCAGGAAGTATGGTGTTGTTTTTAGTTTGGTTTTTATCTGGCTATTTGCCTTATTTATCGGATTCGGAAATTCTGTTTTGAGGTCCTGTATTATGTTGAGTGTATATTTTATGTTTGTATTATTACAGAGAAAGCCCGATCTGCTGCATGCATTGGCATTGTCAGCATTTATGATCCTGATTTTGGATACTCAGCAGCTTTTTGATGTGGGATTTCAGCTTAGTTTTGTAGCGGTATTAGGTATTTTTTGGTTAAATCAGCCACTTCTGAGATACTTCCCAAAGGCTGATAATTATTTTAAAAAACTGATTTTTAATACCATTACGATATCCCTGTCAGCACAATTATCCACACTTCCGTTGATACTGTATTATTTTCATCAGTTTTCATGGGTCTCGATTATTGCCAATTTCATTATTGTTCCTTTTTCTGAAGTGATTATTGTATTTTCATTTCTGATGACGATTCTTATCGCATTTGGTTGTGATTTTAGCTTTATCGATAGGATTTTTGATGGTGTTATTCAAATTCTTCTGAAGATTATTCACTGGTTTGCAGGAGCAGATATGGTATTGATTAAAAATATTCCCATGACTCTTATGGAGGTGTTTTCAGTTTCAATCGCTATATATTTATTGAGAGCATTAATTTTAAAACTGAACTTTAAAAATTCCATGAATTTCATAATTGCCTTTTTAGTATTTTTTATGATAAGAACTGGATATAATGCTTTTGAAAATCAGAAGGAAGAAGTGCTTGTGCATTCCTTTAGTAAGAATAATATTCTTTCGGTAAAGAAAGGAAATAAAGCTTGCTTTTGGATTTCGGATATGACAGACAGAGAAAAGGTTTTACAATTTATTATTGAACCTTATTGTTCTTCCAGAAGAATAGCTCATTTTGAAATAAAACAGATTCCTATTTCAACTAAAAAAATAGTTTTTGGAGATCTGGTTTATGATATAAAATAA
- the lpxB gene encoding lipid-A-disaccharide synthase, protein MKYYIIAGEASGDLHGSNLMKALKQKDPNAEFRFWGGDLMKAQGGTLVKHYRDLAFMGFLEVVMNLRTILNNIKFCKDDIQNNRPDVLILVDYPGFNLRIARFAKELGIKVIYYISPQLWAWKEGRVEIIKKYVDEMMVILPFEEDFYRKHGVHSHFVGHPLLDAISDLKEISVDGFKKENGLNEKEIIALLPGSRKQEVEKMLEIMLSVRPHFKNYQFVIAGAPSLPKEFYQKYVDDNVHFVSNRTYDLLRCAKAALVTSGTATLETALLNVPEVVCYRGSAVSYAIAKRLVKNINYISLVNLIMDREVVKELIQSDLNTKNLVEELDKILEGGKREQVLNDYSLLREKLGGSGASNHAAEVILKV, encoded by the coding sequence ATGAAATATTACATTATTGCAGGAGAAGCTTCCGGTGATCTTCATGGAAGTAATTTGATGAAAGCTCTTAAACAAAAGGATCCAAATGCGGAATTTAGGTTTTGGGGCGGAGACCTGATGAAAGCTCAGGGCGGAACATTGGTAAAACATTACCGTGATCTGGCCTTTATGGGGTTTCTAGAAGTCGTCATGAATCTGAGAACGATTTTAAATAATATTAAATTCTGCAAAGATGATATTCAGAATAACAGACCTGATGTTTTAATTCTGGTAGATTATCCTGGTTTTAATTTAAGGATTGCCAGATTTGCCAAGGAACTGGGCATTAAGGTAATTTATTATATTTCACCACAGCTTTGGGCCTGGAAAGAGGGAAGAGTAGAAATCATCAAGAAATATGTGGATGAAATGATGGTAATCCTTCCGTTTGAGGAAGATTTCTACAGAAAACATGGTGTTCATTCGCATTTTGTAGGGCACCCTTTACTAGATGCCATTTCTGATTTAAAAGAAATAAGTGTTGATGGCTTTAAAAAAGAAAATGGGTTGAACGAAAAAGAAATTATTGCACTTTTACCGGGCTCCAGAAAACAGGAGGTGGAGAAAATGCTTGAAATTATGCTTTCCGTAAGACCACACTTTAAGAATTATCAGTTTGTTATTGCGGGAGCACCAAGTCTTCCTAAAGAATTTTATCAGAAATATGTGGATGATAATGTACACTTTGTTTCGAACCGGACTTATGATCTACTGAGATGTGCAAAAGCCGCTTTGGTAACCTCCGGAACAGCCACATTAGAAACAGCCCTGTTGAATGTTCCTGAAGTGGTCTGCTATCGTGGAAGCGCTGTCTCTTATGCTATTGCCAAAAGACTGGTTAAAAATATCAACTATATTTCATTAGTGAACCTGATTATGGATAGGGAAGTGGTGAAAGAACTTATCCAGAGTGATCTTAATACAAAGAATCTGGTAGAAGAACTCGATAAAATTTTAGAAGGAGGAAAAAGAGAACAGGTGCTGAATGACTACAGCCTTTTGAGAGAAAAGCTTGGAGGTAGCGGAGCCAGTAATCATGCTGCTGAGGTAATTTTAAAAGTCTGA
- a CDS encoding 30S ribosomal protein THX, whose amino-acid sequence MGKGDKKSRRGKINSGNYGKRRPRKASKSFVAIEEKSKK is encoded by the coding sequence ATGGGAAAAGGAGACAAAAAATCAAGACGAGGTAAGATCAATTCCGGAAACTATGGAAAAAGAAGACCTAGAAAAGCTTCAAAATCTTTTGTAGCAATCGAAGAAAAATCTAAAAAGTAA
- a CDS encoding DUF937 domain-containing protein gives MSLIDLLTGNTSNQVAEQAENKFGINRNQVIALLAVATPLIISYLRNKSQDAKEAEALNSALDKDHNGSILNDPSQIEARQAEGGSILDHIFGGQKNTVENQLSQNTGISIDKIGPILAMLAPVVMGYIGQQKQQSNVGAGGLGDLLGGILGSASNQAQTQQSNPLNDILGSVLGNGQAQSSGNPLNDILGSVLGGGGNQQQQGGGLGSILGNIFGK, from the coding sequence ATGAGCTTAATAGACCTACTTACAGGGAACACCAGCAATCAGGTTGCTGAGCAGGCTGAAAACAAATTCGGGATCAATAGAAACCAGGTAATTGCTTTATTGGCAGTAGCCACACCTCTTATCATTTCTTATCTAAGAAATAAATCTCAGGATGCTAAAGAAGCGGAAGCACTAAACAGTGCTTTAGACAAAGATCACAACGGAAGCATCTTAAATGATCCTTCACAAATTGAAGCCAGACAAGCTGAAGGTGGATCTATCCTTGACCACATTTTCGGTGGACAAAAAAACACAGTAGAAAATCAATTATCACAAAATACAGGAATTTCAATAGATAAGATAGGACCTATTCTTGCGATGTTGGCACCGGTTGTAATGGGATATATCGGCCAGCAAAAACAGCAGAGCAATGTTGGAGCAGGAGGTTTGGGAGACCTTTTAGGCGGAATCTTAGGAAGTGCTTCTAACCAAGCACAAACTCAACAATCGAACCCATTAAATGATATTCTTGGAAGTGTTTTGGGTAACGGACAGGCCCAGTCATCAGGAAATCCATTGAATGACATCTTAGGAAGTGTACTTGGCGGTGGTGGAAATCAACAGCAACAAGGTGGCGGATTAGGAAGTATCCTTGGAAATATTTTTGGAAAATAA
- a CDS encoding DUF2480 family protein, which yields MSEEFEIRNKVAESGLVNFDLTTLLPKGERKGIDLKDFLFQEMILKEKDFREKVEAINIEEYRDSYIYIYNSVDTIIPLWAYFVLTAKLTDVSKKIVFGSREDLEVILMHNAIQTYDFGDMRGKRVLVKGCSDKEIPENAYIELVEQLKPIVKSLMFGEACSNVPIIKN from the coding sequence ATGTCAGAAGAATTTGAAATACGAAATAAAGTTGCTGAAAGCGGCCTTGTGAATTTTGACCTTACCACTTTGCTTCCAAAAGGGGAAAGAAAAGGTATTGACCTTAAAGATTTTCTTTTTCAGGAGATGATTCTTAAGGAGAAGGATTTCCGTGAAAAAGTGGAAGCAATCAACATTGAAGAATATAGAGATTCTTATATCTATATTTACAATTCCGTAGATACCATTATTCCCCTTTGGGCTTATTTCGTATTGACGGCTAAGCTTACCGATGTATCTAAAAAAATTGTATTTGGAAGCCGTGAGGATCTGGAGGTTATTCTGATGCATAATGCAATTCAGACGTATGATTTCGGGGATATGAGAGGAAAAAGGGTTTTGGTAAAAGGATGTTCAGATAAAGAAATTCCTGAAAACGCCTATATTGAGCTGGTAGAGCAGCTAAAACCTATTGTAAAATCTTTGATGTTTGGAGAGGCATGTTCTAATGTTCCTATTATAAAGAACTAA
- a CDS encoding glycoside hydrolase family 99 protein, translating into MKPIKNFLLLIACVIFSISFAQKETSSRDKVQIFYYGWYGNPKIDGSLQHWNHEIIPHWSNPKWNNLGNHKGGNDIGANFYPALGNYSSNDKTIIEKHMKMIKDSGVGVVVVSWLGKDSFTDKSLMKYLDIADRFNLKIAFHIEPFYKTVTEFRDQLSYLVKTYAHHHAFYKKDGKPLYYVYDSYKITPEEWSKLLSEKGESTVRNTELDALYIGLWVEEKDSKFFNTAGFDGFYTYFASEGFVFGSTTSNWDYMAQYAKDHRLIFIPCVGPGYSDTRIRPWNEANFKSRDEGKYYEKMFDAAIKVNPEFIGITSFNEWHEGTQIEPAIPKKTGDFIYEDYGKDPWMYIKETKRLTDKFLKGK; encoded by the coding sequence ATGAAACCTATAAAGAATTTTTTATTATTAATTGCCTGTGTAATTTTCTCCATAAGTTTTGCTCAAAAAGAAACTTCATCAAGAGATAAGGTTCAGATATTCTATTATGGCTGGTATGGAAATCCAAAAATTGATGGCAGCCTGCAACACTGGAATCATGAAATTATCCCGCACTGGAGCAATCCTAAATGGAATAATCTTGGAAATCACAAAGGCGGTAATGATATTGGTGCCAATTTTTATCCGGCATTAGGCAATTACAGTTCCAATGATAAAACCATCATAGAAAAGCACATGAAGATGATTAAAGATTCAGGGGTAGGGGTTGTGGTCGTAAGCTGGCTGGGAAAAGATTCTTTTACTGATAAAAGTTTAATGAAGTATCTGGACATTGCAGATCGTTTCAATTTAAAAATAGCCTTCCATATAGAGCCGTTTTATAAAACCGTTACAGAATTTAGAGATCAGCTTTCTTATCTTGTTAAAACCTATGCTCATCATCATGCTTTTTATAAAAAAGACGGAAAGCCTTTGTATTACGTCTATGACAGTTATAAGATAACACCGGAAGAATGGTCGAAGCTGCTTTCTGAAAAAGGAGAGAGCACTGTTCGTAATACAGAGTTGGATGCATTATACATAGGATTATGGGTGGAAGAAAAGGATTCAAAGTTTTTCAATACAGCCGGATTTGATGGTTTTTACACTTATTTTGCCAGCGAAGGTTTTGTTTTTGGAAGCACAACTTCCAATTGGGATTATATGGCTCAATATGCAAAAGACCATCGTCTTATTTTTATTCCATGTGTGGGACCTGGCTATTCAGATACAAGGATCAGGCCTTGGAATGAAGCCAATTTTAAAAGCCGGGATGAAGGTAAGTATTATGAAAAAATGTTTGATGCTGCCATTAAAGTCAATCCTGAATTTATAGGAATTACATCATTTAACGAATGGCACGAAGGCACACAGATAGAACCTGCCATTCCTAAAAAGACTGGAGACTTCATCTACGAAGATTATGGAAAAGATCCGTGGATGTACATTAAAGAAACAAAACGTTTAACAGATAAGTTCTTGAAAGGAAAGTAA
- a CDS encoding fumarate reductase/succinate dehydrogenase flavoprotein subunit, with the protein MSKLDSRIPVGPLKDKWKNHKDHMNLVAPNNRDKIDIIVVGTGLAGGSAAATLAEQGYNVKAFCYQDSPRRAHSIAAQGGINAAKNYQGDGDSTYRLFYDTIKGGDYRAREANVYRLAEVSANIIDQCVSQGVPFGRDYGGQLDNRSFGGVQVKRTFYAKGQTGQQLLLGAYSSMSRQIGKGRIKMYNRHEMLDLVIVDGKARGIIARNLVTGEIERHSAHAVVIASGGYGNVYFLSTNAMGSNVSAAWKIHKKGAYFANPCYVQIHPTCIPVHGTQQSKLTLMSESLRNSGRIWVPKKIEDSVAIREGKLRPENIKEEDRDYYLERRYPAFGNLVPRDVASRAAKERCDAGYGIENNDTQEGVYLDFSTEIMKKGKEAAIEKHIHNPTDQQIYDLGKSWVEEKYGNLFVMYEKITADDPYKTPMKIYPAVHYTMGGVWVDYNLQSTIPGCFVIGEANFSDHGANRLGASALMQGLADGYFVLPYTIADYLSADIRTGTIPTNSAAFDEAEKGIKDKVDFFINNKGTHSVDHFHKKLGHIMWNKVGMGRTPEGLKEAIKEIEEVRNDFWKNVKVPGEGDGMNTELEKAFRVADFLELGQLMAIDALNREESCGGHFRWDHATPDGEAERDDVNFKYVGAWEYQGPDINAEVLHKEELIYDNIEVKTRSYK; encoded by the coding sequence ATGAGTAAATTAGATTCAAGAATTCCAGTGGGTCCTCTTAAAGACAAGTGGAAAAATCATAAAGATCATATGAACCTTGTTGCACCAAACAACAGAGATAAGATTGATATTATTGTTGTAGGTACAGGTTTGGCAGGAGGTTCTGCTGCAGCTACTTTAGCTGAGCAAGGATATAACGTAAAAGCATTCTGCTACCAGGATTCTCCAAGAAGAGCTCACTCTATTGCAGCTCAGGGAGGGATCAACGCAGCTAAGAATTACCAAGGCGATGGTGACTCTACTTACAGATTATTTTATGATACCATTAAAGGGGGTGACTATAGAGCAAGAGAAGCTAACGTTTACCGATTAGCTGAAGTTTCTGCAAATATTATTGACCAGTGTGTTTCTCAAGGAGTTCCCTTTGGTAGAGATTACGGTGGCCAGCTAGATAACCGTTCATTTGGTGGGGTTCAGGTAAAAAGAACCTTTTATGCAAAAGGACAAACAGGACAACAGTTATTATTAGGAGCATATTCTTCAATGAGCCGTCAGATCGGTAAAGGAAGAATCAAGATGTACAACCGTCATGAAATGCTTGATCTTGTCATTGTTGATGGAAAAGCAAGAGGGATCATCGCAAGAAACCTTGTAACAGGTGAAATTGAAAGACATTCTGCACACGCAGTTGTTATTGCTTCGGGAGGTTATGGAAACGTATATTTCCTTTCTACCAATGCAATGGGATCTAACGTTTCTGCTGCATGGAAAATCCACAAAAAAGGAGCTTACTTCGCAAATCCTTGCTACGTACAGATTCACCCGACTTGTATTCCGGTTCATGGAACTCAGCAGTCTAAACTGACTTTGATGTCTGAATCATTAAGAAACTCAGGAAGAATCTGGGTTCCTAAAAAGATTGAAGATTCAGTAGCCATCAGAGAAGGTAAATTAAGACCTGAAAATATTAAAGAAGAAGATAGAGATTACTATTTAGAAAGAAGATATCCTGCATTCGGTAACCTTGTACCGAGAGACGTTGCTTCAAGAGCAGCTAAAGAAAGATGTGATGCTGGGTACGGAATCGAAAATAATGATACTCAGGAAGGTGTTTACCTTGATTTCTCTACAGAGATCATGAAAAAAGGTAAAGAAGCCGCTATCGAAAAACATATCCACAATCCTACAGATCAGCAAATCTATGATCTAGGTAAGAGCTGGGTTGAGGAGAAATACGGTAACTTATTCGTAATGTACGAAAAAATTACGGCTGACGATCCTTACAAAACTCCAATGAAGATTTATCCTGCAGTTCACTATACAATGGGTGGTGTATGGGTTGATTATAACCTTCAGTCTACAATCCCGGGATGTTTCGTAATTGGTGAGGCTAACTTCTCAGATCACGGAGCGAACAGACTTGGAGCATCTGCTTTGATGCAAGGTCTTGCAGACGGATATTTCGTACTTCCTTATACGATTGCAGATTACCTTTCTGCAGACATCAGAACAGGAACAATTCCTACCAATTCAGCAGCGTTTGACGAAGCTGAAAAAGGAATTAAAGATAAAGTTGATTTCTTCATTAATAATAAAGGAACTCATTCAGTAGACCACTTCCACAAGAAACTGGGACACATTATGTGGAACAAAGTAGGAATGGGTAGAACTCCTGAAGGATTAAAAGAAGCAATCAAAGAAATCGAAGAAGTAAGAAACGATTTCTGGAAAAATGTAAAAGTTCCTGGAGAGGGAGACGGAATGAACACTGAGCTTGAAAAAGCATTCAGAGTAGCAGACTTCCTTGAATTAGGACAATTAATGGCTATCGATGCACTTAACAGAGAAGAGTCTTGTGGTGGACACTTCCGTTGGGACCACGCAACTCCGGATGGAGAAGCGGAAAGAGACGACGTAAACTTCAAATACGTTGGAGCTTGGGAATATCAGGGACCGGATATCAACGCAGAAGTGTTGCATAAAGAAGAACTGATCTACGACAACATCGAGGTTAAAACTAGAAGTTATAAATAA
- a CDS encoding TlpA family protein disulfide reductase, with amino-acid sequence MKKYLLLFIIAIFVMSCSKKVEVKGKITGSSPLERIEFVEASGVGTLPLINIGLDKDGNFSGSFEAPKDGMYVINYANKQNLIYLEGGQKVNISGNAMTFPNEYVITGDAKKNNDFLAATQKFLGDYGNKIDLRQLMAGDEASFVKGMQKVEADINKNVDDLAAKNNPSKGLLEWKKNDVKVTILNLLANYEMSHGTMAGNPSYKASKALTDYEAKLDNDKEAMVKSIPLYRQYLLVKMTPDFQKYAEAKSKNKTGITTSEMFAKYLSTKKDISQTAKDYLLAFVMAQADIHPTTTTANIDKIKKLIDTDIKDATIKSDLLKMQMAITGLKIGEAAPEAALVKQDGKAYKLSENKGKPYMLFFYASWNPYISEATVPVLKEVVNFYKSKMNFVFVNVDDTKDQFVKTSNSLLKGIQGVNVYGEKGMESDIAKKYGVYGFKLPCFVIVDKDGKIASRSFVNLGEQELVTILDKLTGLSAPKVDPNAQMQPQLQIDPTAPQPANPQPAPTK; translated from the coding sequence ATGAAAAAATATCTTTTATTGTTTATCATCGCGATTTTCGTGATGTCTTGTTCAAAAAAAGTAGAAGTAAAAGGAAAAATTACAGGAAGCTCACCATTAGAAAGAATTGAATTTGTAGAAGCTTCTGGAGTAGGAACTTTACCTTTAATTAATATCGGTCTGGATAAAGATGGTAACTTTTCAGGGAGTTTTGAAGCTCCTAAAGATGGAATGTATGTTATCAATTATGCCAACAAACAAAACCTGATCTACCTTGAAGGAGGACAAAAAGTAAATATCTCAGGAAATGCAATGACATTCCCGAACGAATATGTAATTACCGGAGATGCTAAAAAGAATAATGATTTCCTTGCTGCAACTCAGAAATTTTTAGGAGACTACGGTAATAAAATTGACCTTAGACAGTTGATGGCTGGGGATGAAGCTTCTTTCGTTAAAGGAATGCAAAAAGTAGAAGCAGATATCAACAAGAATGTTGATGATCTTGCCGCCAAAAATAATCCTAGTAAAGGTCTTTTAGAATGGAAGAAAAATGATGTGAAGGTTACAATCCTTAACCTTCTTGCTAATTATGAAATGTCTCACGGTACAATGGCTGGAAACCCTTCTTATAAGGCTTCTAAGGCTTTAACGGATTATGAGGCTAAATTGGATAATGATAAAGAGGCTATGGTAAAATCTATTCCTCTTTACAGACAGTATCTTCTTGTAAAAATGACTCCTGATTTCCAAAAATATGCAGAAGCAAAGAGTAAGAATAAAACTGGAATTACCACTTCAGAAATGTTTGCTAAGTATCTGAGTACTAAAAAAGATATTTCTCAGACAGCAAAAGATTACCTTTTGGCATTTGTAATGGCTCAGGCTGATATTCATCCAACAACTACGACTGCCAATATTGATAAGATTAAAAAGCTTATTGACACAGATATCAAAGATGCTACAATCAAAAGTGACCTGTTAAAAATGCAGATGGCTATTACAGGGCTTAAAATTGGAGAAGCAGCTCCGGAAGCAGCTTTGGTAAAACAAGATGGAAAAGCATATAAACTTTCTGAAAACAAAGGAAAACCTTACATGCTGTTCTTCTATGCTTCATGGAATCCTTATATCAGCGAAGCTACAGTACCGGTTTTAAAAGAAGTTGTTAATTTCTACAAATCTAAAATGAACTTTGTATTTGTCAATGTAGATGATACAAAAGATCAGTTTGTTAAAACTAGCAATTCACTATTAAAAGGTATTCAGGGAGTAAACGTATATGGAGAAAAAGGAATGGAATCTGATATTGCTAAAAAATATGGAGTATACGGATTTAAATTACCTTGCTTTGTAATCGTTGATAAAGATGGTAAGATTGCCAGCAGATCATTTGTTAACCTTGGTGAGCAGGAACTGGTAACTATTTTGGATAAACTAACAGGGCTTTCAGCTCCAAAAGTAGATCCGAATGCGCAGATGCAGCCACAATTACAGATTGATCCTACTGCACCACAGCCAGCAAATCCACAGCCAGCCCCTACAAAATAA
- a CDS encoding succinate dehydrogenase/fumarate reductase iron-sulfur subunit, with translation MSAKKGLHLTLKIWRQKNSKTKGQFETYKISDVSTDSSFLEMLDILNENLINEGKEPIAFDHDCREGICGMCSLYINGRAHGPDTGITTCQLHMRMFKDGETIVIEPWRSAAFPVIKDLMVDRSAFDRVMAAGGFISVNTSGNTLDANAIPVPKEDADKAMDAAACIGCGACVATCKNGSAMLFVGAKVSQYALLPQGRVEAKRRVLNMVKAMDEEGFGNCSNTGACEVECPKGISLENIARMNREYMSALVDQG, from the coding sequence ATGAGTGCAAAAAAAGGCTTACATCTTACGCTGAAAATTTGGAGACAAAAAAATAGTAAAACTAAAGGTCAGTTTGAGACCTACAAAATATCAGATGTATCTACAGATTCTTCATTCCTGGAGATGTTAGATATCCTGAACGAAAATTTAATTAACGAAGGAAAAGAACCTATCGCTTTCGATCACGACTGTCGTGAAGGAATCTGCGGGATGTGTTCTCTTTACATCAATGGTAGAGCTCATGGTCCTGATACAGGTATTACTACTTGTCAGCTTCACATGAGAATGTTCAAAGATGGTGAGACTATCGTTATTGAACCATGGAGAAGTGCTGCTTTCCCTGTTATCAAAGATTTGATGGTAGACAGAAGCGCATTCGACAGAGTAATGGCAGCAGGTGGTTTCATCTCTGTAAACACTTCCGGTAATACATTGGATGCGAACGCAATTCCTGTTCCTAAAGAAGATGCAGACAAAGCAATGGATGCAGCGGCTTGTATCGGATGTGGAGCTTGTGTAGCTACATGTAAAAACGGATCAGCAATGCTATTTGTAGGAGCTAAAGTTTCGCAGTATGCATTACTACCTCAAGGTAGAGTAGAAGCGAAGCGAAGAGTTCTGAACATGGTGAAAGCCATGGATGAAGAAGGATTCGGAAACTGTTCAAACACCGGTGCTTGTGAAGTTGAGTGCCCTAAAGGTATTTCCCTTGAGAATATCGCAAGAATGAACAGAGAATATATGTCTGCTCTTGTAGATCAAGGATAG
- a CDS encoding succinate dehydrogenase cytochrome b subunit yields MAGLTSSTIGRKYAMALSAMFLLIFLILHLTTNLLSVLNRDAFNTASEFMGYNPFVQFLMQPILGFAVIFHFAMGFVLEIKNNKARPVKYASNNAAVNSTWMSRNMIISGAVVLAFLALHLYDFWLHEINYKYVEGIAPDSERFWPELHEKFADLWRVALYVISFVLLGLHLAHGFQSSFQSIGARHPKYTPVIKAFGTWYSILIPAGFIIVAVYHFITQ; encoded by the coding sequence ATGGCAGGTTTAACGAGTTCTACGATAGGTAGAAAATACGCTATGGCATTATCAGCTATGTTTTTGCTGATTTTTCTTATACTGCATTTGACAACCAATTTGTTATCAGTTCTAAACAGGGATGCTTTTAATACAGCATCTGAGTTTATGGGCTATAATCCTTTTGTGCAGTTCTTAATGCAGCCTATTCTTGGTTTTGCAGTAATTTTCCATTTTGCGATGGGATTTGTATTGGAAATCAAGAATAATAAAGCGCGTCCAGTAAAGTATGCATCTAATAATGCTGCTGTAAATTCAACATGGATGTCCAGAAATATGATTATTTCCGGAGCCGTTGTATTGGCTTTCTTGGCGCTTCACTTATATGATTTCTGGTTACATGAAATCAACTATAAGTATGTAGAGGGAATAGCTCCTGATTCAGAACGTTTCTGGCCAGAGCTTCACGAGAAGTTTGCTGACCTTTGGAGAGTTGCTTTATATGTGATCTCTTTTGTACTATTGGGCTTACACCTAGCTCACGGATTTCAGTCTTCATTCCAGTCTATTGGAGCAAGACATCCAAAATATACGCCTGTGATTAAGGCTTTCGGAACATGGTATTCTATCCTTATTCCGGCAGGATTTATCATTGTAGCAGTTTATCATTTTATAACTCAATAA